The following coding sequences are from one Candidatus Binataceae bacterium window:
- a CDS encoding isocitrate/isopropylmalate dehydrogenase family protein, whose product MAKATERNGAQPRRRVTLIPGDGIGPEVIGAAVKVIEAAGVKLEWDHQLAGAAALRRWGSPVPESLLASLKRTGVALKGPLETRVGEGYRSINVYLRKAFDLYANLRPVKGQAGVPTPFRGVDLIVIRENTEDLYAGIEHQVAPGVVESIKVITARASSRIARFAFEYARRNRRRMVTAIHKANIMKLSDGLFLKCAQRVARDYPDIAYQEQIVDAACMRLVTDPRSFDVLLLENLYGDIVSDLCAGLVGGLGVVPGANYGEHGAIFETVHGTAPDIAGKGIANPVAAILTGAMLLDYLGHRRAGERIRAAVGAVLRAGRVLTRDLGGKADTEEVAAAVIRALK is encoded by the coding sequence ATGGCTAAGGCGACAGAACGCAACGGCGCGCAGCCGCGCCGGCGCGTAACGCTGATTCCCGGCGACGGGATTGGGCCGGAGGTTATCGGCGCGGCGGTCAAGGTGATCGAGGCCGCCGGCGTGAAGCTCGAGTGGGACCATCAACTTGCCGGCGCGGCCGCGCTGCGCCGCTGGGGCTCGCCGGTGCCCGAGTCGCTGCTCGCCTCGCTCAAGCGCACCGGCGTCGCGCTCAAGGGGCCGCTCGAAACGCGCGTGGGCGAGGGCTACCGTTCGATCAACGTCTATTTGCGCAAGGCCTTCGACCTCTACGCCAACCTGCGCCCGGTCAAGGGCCAGGCCGGCGTGCCGACGCCGTTTCGCGGCGTCGATCTGATCGTGATTCGCGAGAACACCGAGGACCTTTACGCCGGCATCGAACACCAGGTCGCGCCCGGCGTGGTCGAGAGCATCAAGGTGATCACCGCGCGCGCGTCGAGCCGGATCGCGCGCTTCGCCTTCGAGTACGCGCGGCGCAACCGACGCCGGATGGTGACGGCGATCCACAAGGCCAACATCATGAAACTCTCCGACGGCCTGTTCCTCAAGTGTGCCCAGCGCGTCGCCCGCGACTATCCCGACATCGCCTATCAGGAGCAAATCGTCGATGCCGCCTGCATGCGCCTGGTGACCGACCCGCGCAGCTTCGACGTGCTCCTGCTGGAAAACCTCTACGGCGACATCGTCTCGGACCTGTGTGCGGGACTAGTCGGCGGGCTGGGCGTCGTGCCCGGCGCGAACTACGGCGAGCACGGTGCGATTTTCGAGACCGTCCACGGCACCGCGCCCGATATCGCGGGCAAGGGCATCGCCAATCCCGTAGCGGCGATCTTGACCGGCGCGATGCTGCTTGACTACCTGGGCCATCGCCGCGCTGGCGAGCGGATTCGCGCCGCGGTCGGCGCGGTCCTGCGCGCAGGGCGCGTGCTTACGCGCGATCTTGGCGGGAAGGCCGATACGGAGGAGGTGGCGGCGGCGGTGATTCGCGCGCTC
- the rpiA gene encoding ribose-5-phosphate isomerase RpiA translates to MRPSPSRTEPVPPEVLDALGIHALRYVRAGQTIGLGTGRAASAFIRALGERGPKVHGVPTSRASAELARSLGIDIVALDGTGKIDLDVDGADEVDPRLNLVKGWGGALVREKIVACASRKVVILVGAEKLVEHLGERRRLPVEVVPFALHYAMRRMREMGLKASVRIGADGREFLSDNGNVVVDCDAGRINRAARLERELLAIPGVVGTGLFIGIASVVLVAYPDGWIKALTRRR, encoded by the coding sequence ATGAGGCCGTCGCCTTCCCGAACTGAGCCCGTCCCGCCCGAGGTGCTCGACGCGCTCGGCATCCATGCGCTGCGCTACGTAAGAGCGGGGCAGACGATCGGCCTGGGCACCGGGCGCGCGGCCTCGGCCTTTATCCGCGCGCTTGGCGAGCGCGGTCCGAAAGTGCATGGCGTGCCAACCTCGCGGGCGAGCGCCGAACTGGCGCGTTCACTCGGCATCGACATCGTCGCGCTCGACGGCACCGGCAAGATCGACCTCGACGTTGACGGCGCCGACGAAGTCGATCCGCGGCTCAACCTGGTCAAGGGATGGGGCGGCGCGCTGGTGCGCGAGAAAATCGTCGCCTGCGCCTCGCGCAAGGTGGTGATCCTGGTCGGTGCGGAGAAGCTCGTTGAGCATCTCGGCGAGCGCCGGCGGCTGCCGGTCGAGGTCGTGCCGTTCGCGCTGCACTACGCGATGCGCCGGATGCGCGAGATGGGGCTCAAGGCGTCGGTACGGATCGGCGCTGACGGGCGCGAGTTTCTCAGCGACAACGGCAACGTCGTTGTCGATTGCGACGCCGGGCGGATCAACCGCGCCGCGCGCTTGGAGCGCGAGTTGCTCGCGATTCCCGGCGTGGTCGGGACCGGGCTGTTCATCGGGATCGCCAGCGTGGTGCTGGTCGCCTATCCGGACGGCTGGATCAAGGCCCTGACGCGCCGGCGCTGA
- a CDS encoding DUF4147 domain-containing protein yields MAAGAYRNARSLARRDLTRIYAAAVSAAAPGRLVGRALDGALPGAGQVPQIVAQASRIFLLAVGKAAVGMAAEIAARLGPKLEDALAIVPGDSTSANFAPPAGVQLLAAAHPVPDDSSQRAARAAVKLARRGSANDLLIVALSGGASSLMAMPAPPLTLADKIAINTALLRSSASIRELNIVRRHLSAIKGGGLLRATGGVRVLGLVLSDVAHNDLATIGSGPTAADPSTFSDAIGVLKRRGLWGRAPEAVRERLERGAAGELAETLKSGDPLLARVDNFIIGDNHTALAAVEQAASAAGYAIDRWRELLGGADDLGRAFGAHLTALARPRTCVVAGGEPVVTVRGAGRGGRAQQAALALALELERLAPGRAIMALCAGTDGIDGPTDAAGAFVSPTTVARAREAGLDPAAALARNDAYPLFAALGDLLLTGPTGTNVADIFIGLVNY; encoded by the coding sequence ATGGCTGCCGGCGCCTATCGCAACGCCCGCTCGCTTGCCCGCCGCGACCTCACGCGCATCTACGCGGCGGCGGTTTCCGCCGCTGCGCCCGGCCGTCTTGTCGGTCGCGCGCTCGACGGCGCACTGCCCGGTGCCGGGCAAGTGCCCCAAATCGTGGCACAGGCCTCGCGAATCTTCCTGCTCGCCGTCGGCAAGGCGGCGGTGGGGATGGCGGCCGAGATCGCCGCGCGCCTTGGCCCGAAGCTTGAGGACGCGCTCGCGATCGTTCCCGGGGATTCCACCTCGGCCAACTTCGCGCCGCCCGCGGGCGTTCAATTGCTGGCCGCGGCGCATCCGGTGCCCGACGATTCCTCGCAGCGCGCCGCCCGGGCGGCGGTGAAGCTTGCCCGGCGCGGGAGCGCGAACGACCTGCTGATAGTGGCGCTCAGCGGCGGAGCGTCGTCGCTGATGGCGATGCCGGCGCCGCCGCTTACGCTTGCGGACAAGATCGCGATCAACACGGCGCTGCTCCGCTCGAGCGCCTCGATTCGCGAGCTCAACATCGTGCGCCGCCATCTCTCGGCAATAAAAGGCGGCGGGCTGCTGCGCGCGACCGGCGGAGTGCGCGTGCTCGGGCTCGTCCTTTCCGACGTCGCGCATAACGACCTCGCCACGATCGGCTCGGGTCCCACCGCCGCCGATCCATCAACGTTTAGCGATGCGATCGGCGTGCTTAAACGCCGCGGCCTGTGGGGCCGCGCGCCCGAGGCGGTGCGCGAGCGGCTCGAGCGCGGCGCTGCCGGCGAGCTTGCCGAGACGCTCAAGAGCGGCGACCCGCTGCTCGCGCGGGTTGACAACTTCATAATCGGCGACAATCACACCGCGCTCGCGGCTGTCGAGCAGGCTGCGTCGGCGGCGGGCTACGCGATCGATCGATGGCGCGAGCTTTTGGGCGGGGCCGACGATCTCGGCCGCGCGTTCGGCGCCCACCTGACGGCGCTTGCCCGCCCGCGCACCTGCGTAGTCGCCGGCGGCGAGCCGGTCGTGACGGTGCGCGGCGCGGGCAGGGGAGGGCGGGCGCAGCAGGCGGCGCTCGCGCTGGCGCTGGAGCTGGAACGGCTCGCGCCCGGGCGCGCGATCATGGCGCTATGCGCGGGCACCGATGGAATCGACGGCCCGACTGACGCCGCCGGCGCGTTCGTTTCGCCGACCACCGTGGCGCGCGCACGCGAGGCAGGCCTCGATCCGGCGGCAGCGCTCGCACGCAACGACGCTTACCCGCTGTTTGCGGCGCTCGGCGATCTGCTGCTCACCGGCCCGACCGGCACCAACGTCGCCGACATCTTCATCGGACTGGTCAACTATTGA